A region from the Phycisphaerales bacterium genome encodes:
- a CDS encoding S8 family serine peptidase: MSKARKARRVVSAPSSSRVPVAPARLERLEERVFLSADLGAQAMINWGGREVSVLAGSYIVTLDSHMTSDQAELVAREAATRLGVSASSFEIIGEGRWITFTTNDYVSKEAASRVSGDMGRVLAIEPNVVRQLAATPNDPSLSQQWGLINSGQQIPPGAGPLGTAGADISAAEAWDVTIGDPTAVVAVIDSGIDLTHADLAANIWVNTGEIAGNGIDDDGNGVIDDINGFDFGTNSPNVTDTTGHGTGVAGVIAAVGNNGAGITGVSWNTKILPVKVTGLGGQNFTASAVIAAQNYITRLKQRGVNIVAANGSYADISQDAYANGPLQAEITAITELNNAGVLFVTSAGNQGLDLDDGNTFFPASYQLPGVISVAATDNNDALAAFSNIGAQTVDLGAPGVGIFTTGLSGSFNFVNGTSFSSAYVAGAAALLKAVAPTASPTQLKQAILNGVDALPALQGRTISGGRLNVARSIEIISIAGPVLTAANPGPVTGQNDPTTNLPINTITLEFSKPIDNNPSFFNTGGVSVIGRGTDGVFGGVDVTIPVTGIAVDAGDARRVVISLNLATFAGSRLPLDTYRVTLASSAIRDTDGNFLNGNTVSGQDEVHEFRVIAPTGDNELNDTLATATSVSFDSNGNASFNGATIGNGFFANLDVDLYMLTLARGGEITAETIAARRSIPSNLDTVIRLFNSRGEQIASNDQFFGTDSFIDFFVASGGTYYIGVSGFGNAAYNPDVGGSGTTQSLGVYDLRLNVRLSQDEVVNYAPPASALPRRIPVAENQTQGTTTSTIAVTDSRSILDLNVRLNLTHSFISDLTISLIGPDNTEVVLFNRRGGSTANITSIVLDDEASTLIQNYRITGVTSYRPDNALSAFDGKVANGNWTLKIVDSIPLNSGNLIDWSIDFTFGNNIFGPFEFNDTITTAKPVTEIAGIGTAARDAFLGDGAFGASDRDMFAITVDPGTSLNVIATSLGQANTALRLFDSSGTQLALSSPSTSNNSNIENYIFTSGGTYYIAVSESGNTTYNPLNTSDNATNTGATTGNYRLSITVTAGVGDPGTVLDGTLINVGVGTDGTLNAADSNGNTVGLQFGTTPLEFLTGNVQTFISAGSSAGSFFNNGPGGTTQLPFSLISTSDEFNNALTATGIYRGLRVQRTLSFADGDSFIAIDIVLSNIGTSSLTGVGWLEGFNPNPGQSTADNTPNTAIDVDGRYIRATFTNNTFQQGLTVALGAPAADTRASVNVVNATTTLRDPNQFFALPASDPEGTSLDGQLAIGFNVGTLDAGASTRLRYFIFMGNDPASTASMYGQVNNGSGSGHLTATVTNNAGNIIITSDNPAPEALQTGGSLVTIPTLPYSLYYPEGFSGPNITTTLSLVNPSAAATRVVVIARFETGVRDQLIFDSTLTAGQRTSLELLSPASFAASTATINRNNAPYALEIRSEKPISTTFTHVDGNLTGGAVRTAGESFTSRTSASWTFPEVAKGGANRDFILLFNPTDTTQTVTLTFVPKSGGASITVPIAVEAHRRGGMAINDRYFDQNSVSQLLPDGVYAVSVVAASPIVASVSRYDAAGQRAEAALGNVGLGSTSGVNPDGQFGLNATAETVSVFNAGATTSTVTFTFIFANGSADRRLLSVPARSVRELNLATLSGFPTGQAYSMTYTATAPVSVMTPSQAFSNTVLGSTADRAYTYWTFGDGFRPGGNVRLVNEYLRVFNPSNADVTIEITINYAGTPGSEVFRRTVNSRRVAEFNVDDFITGTRRNADAFYGITIKASKPIVASYGRADLVTGNAFSTLGTPLGISGAVL, translated from the coding sequence ATGTCGAAAGCCCGGAAAGCTCGGCGTGTCGTTTCCGCCCCCTCATCCAGCCGCGTTCCCGTTGCGCCGGCCCGTCTCGAGCGTCTCGAGGAGCGTGTCTTCCTCTCCGCCGATCTCGGCGCACAGGCGATGATCAACTGGGGTGGACGTGAGGTCTCGGTTCTTGCCGGGTCCTACATCGTCACGCTCGACAGCCACATGACCAGCGACCAGGCCGAACTCGTGGCCCGCGAGGCGGCAACGCGACTAGGCGTCTCGGCCTCGTCGTTCGAGATCATCGGCGAGGGGCGATGGATCACCTTCACGACGAACGATTACGTCTCCAAGGAGGCTGCGTCACGCGTCTCGGGCGACATGGGTCGCGTGCTCGCGATCGAGCCCAACGTGGTTCGTCAACTCGCGGCCACACCCAACGACCCGAGCCTCTCGCAGCAGTGGGGGCTGATCAACTCCGGGCAGCAGATCCCGCCGGGCGCGGGCCCGCTCGGGACCGCCGGGGCTGACATCAGTGCCGCCGAAGCGTGGGATGTCACCATCGGCGATCCCACCGCGGTCGTCGCGGTCATCGACAGCGGCATCGACCTCACCCACGCCGACCTCGCCGCCAACATCTGGGTCAACACCGGCGAGATCGCGGGCAATGGGATCGACGACGACGGCAACGGCGTCATCGACGACATCAACGGCTTCGACTTCGGCACCAACTCGCCCAACGTCACCGACACCACCGGGCACGGCACGGGCGTCGCGGGCGTCATCGCCGCCGTCGGCAACAACGGCGCGGGAATCACCGGCGTCAGTTGGAACACCAAGATCCTCCCCGTGAAGGTGACGGGCCTGGGCGGACAGAACTTCACCGCCTCCGCCGTCATCGCCGCCCAGAACTACATCACGCGCCTCAAGCAACGCGGCGTGAACATCGTCGCGGCGAACGGGAGTTACGCCGACATCAGCCAGGACGCGTACGCCAACGGCCCGCTCCAGGCCGAGATCACCGCCATCACCGAACTCAACAACGCCGGTGTGCTCTTCGTCACGTCCGCGGGCAATCAGGGCCTCGATCTCGACGATGGCAACACGTTCTTCCCCGCGTCGTACCAACTCCCGGGCGTAATTAGCGTCGCCGCCACCGACAACAACGACGCCCTCGCGGCCTTCTCGAACATCGGCGCCCAGACCGTCGATCTCGGCGCGCCGGGCGTCGGCATCTTCACGACCGGGCTCTCGGGCTCCTTCAACTTCGTGAACGGCACGAGTTTCTCGTCGGCGTATGTCGCCGGCGCTGCGGCGCTCCTCAAGGCGGTCGCTCCCACGGCGTCGCCCACGCAACTCAAGCAGGCCATCCTCAACGGCGTCGACGCGCTCCCCGCCCTGCAGGGACGCACGATCTCCGGAGGCCGACTCAACGTCGCCCGTTCCATCGAGATCATCTCGATCGCCGGCCCGGTCCTCACCGCGGCCAATCCTGGTCCCGTCACCGGACAGAACGATCCGACCACCAACCTTCCCATCAACACCATCACGCTCGAGTTCAGCAAGCCCATCGACAACAACCCGAGTTTCTTCAACACCGGCGGCGTGAGCGTCATCGGACGCGGGACCGACGGCGTCTTCGGCGGCGTCGATGTCACGATCCCCGTCACCGGCATCGCCGTGGACGCGGGCGATGCGCGCCGCGTCGTCATCTCGCTGAACCTCGCGACCTTTGCCGGATCGCGTTTGCCGCTCGACACCTATCGCGTGACCCTGGCCTCGAGCGCCATCCGCGATACCGACGGCAACTTCCTCAACGGGAACACCGTGAGCGGACAGGACGAGGTCCACGAGTTCCGCGTGATCGCGCCGACCGGCGACAACGAACTCAACGACACGCTCGCCACCGCGACCAGCGTCTCGTTCGACTCCAACGGGAACGCGTCGTTCAACGGGGCCACTATCGGCAACGGCTTCTTCGCCAATCTCGACGTCGATCTCTACATGCTCACCCTCGCGCGAGGGGGTGAGATTACCGCCGAGACCATCGCCGCCCGGCGTTCCATCCCCAGCAACCTCGACACCGTCATCCGCCTCTTCAACTCGCGCGGCGAGCAGATCGCGTCGAACGACCAGTTCTTCGGGACCGACTCCTTCATTGACTTCTTCGTCGCCTCGGGCGGCACGTACTACATCGGCGTCTCCGGGTTCGGCAACGCCGCGTACAACCCGGACGTCGGAGGCTCGGGCACGACCCAGTCGCTGGGCGTCTACGACCTGCGCCTGAATGTGCGCTTGTCGCAGGACGAGGTTGTGAACTACGCCCCGCCGGCGTCGGCCCTCCCGCGGCGCATCCCCGTCGCCGAGAACCAGACCCAGGGCACGACGACCTCCACCATCGCCGTCACCGATTCGCGGAGCATTCTCGACCTCAACGTGCGCCTCAATCTGACGCACTCGTTCATCAGCGATCTCACCATCTCGCTCATCGGCCCGGACAACACCGAGGTCGTCCTCTTCAATCGCCGCGGCGGCTCCACCGCCAACATCACCAGCATCGTCCTCGACGACGAGGCCTCGACGCTCATCCAGAACTACCGCATCACCGGCGTCACGTCCTATCGCCCCGACAACGCACTCAGTGCGTTCGACGGCAAGGTCGCCAACGGCAACTGGACCCTCAAGATCGTCGATTCCATCCCCCTCAACTCGGGCAACCTCATCGACTGGTCCATCGACTTCACCTTCGGCAACAACATCTTCGGGCCTTTCGAGTTCAACGACACCATCACGACGGCCAAGCCCGTCACGGAGATCGCCGGCATCGGGACCGCCGCCCGCGACGCCTTCCTCGGTGATGGCGCCTTCGGCGCGAGCGATCGCGACATGTTCGCGATCACCGTCGATCCCGGCACGTCCCTCAACGTGATCGCGACCTCGCTGGGCCAGGCCAACACCGCTCTGCGGCTCTTTGACTCTTCGGGCACACAACTCGCCCTCTCCAGCCCCTCGACGAGCAACAACAGCAACATCGAGAACTACATCTTCACCTCCGGCGGCACGTACTACATCGCCGTCTCCGAGTCGGGCAACACCACCTACAACCCCCTCAACACCAGCGACAACGCCACCAACACCGGCGCCACCACCGGCAACTATCGCCTCAGCATCACCGTCACCGCAGGCGTCGGCGACCCCGGCACAGTCCTTGACGGCACGCTCATCAACGTCGGCGTCGGGACCGATGGCACGCTCAACGCCGCGGATTCGAACGGCAACACCGTCGGCCTGCAGTTCGGCACGACGCCCCTCGAGTTCCTTACCGGAAACGTCCAGACCTTCATCAGCGCCGGCTCCTCCGCCGGGAGTTTCTTCAACAACGGCCCCGGCGGCACGACGCAACTCCCCTTCTCGCTCATCTCCACCTCTGACGAGTTCAACAACGCCCTCACCGCGACGGGTATCTACCGCGGTCTGCGCGTCCAGCGCACGCTCTCCTTCGCCGACGGCGACTCCTTCATCGCCATCGATATCGTCCTCTCCAACATCGGTACCTCCTCGCTCACGGGCGTCGGCTGGCTCGAGGGCTTCAACCCGAATCCCGGTCAGTCCACCGCCGACAACACGCCCAACACGGCGATCGACGTCGATGGTCGATACATCCGCGCCACCTTCACCAACAACACGTTCCAGCAGGGCCTCACTGTTGCCCTCGGCGCTCCCGCCGCCGACACTCGCGCCTCGGTCAACGTCGTCAACGCGACGACCACGCTCCGCGATCCCAATCAGTTCTTCGCCCTCCCCGCGAGCGACCCCGAGGGGACCTCGCTCGACGGGCAACTCGCGATCGGCTTCAACGTCGGCACGCTCGACGCCGGTGCCTCGACGCGTCTCCGCTACTTCATCTTCATGGGCAACGACCCCGCCTCCACCGCCTCGATGTACGGGCAGGTGAACAACGGGTCTGGCTCGGGCCACCTCACCGCCACCGTCACCAACAACGCCGGCAACATCATCATCACCAGCGACAACCCCGCCCCCGAGGCCCTTCAGACCGGCGGCTCGCTCGTCACCATTCCGACGCTCCCCTACTCGCTCTATTACCCGGAAGGCTTCTCCGGGCCGAACATCACTACCACGCTGAGCCTCGTGAACCCCAGCGCCGCGGCCACACGAGTCGTCGTCATCGCCCGCTTCGAGACCGGCGTCCGCGACCAACTCATCTTCGATTCCACGCTCACCGCCGGCCAGCGCACCAGCCTCGAACTCCTCTCGCCGGCCTCCTTCGCCGCGTCCACCGCGACCATCAACCGCAACAACGCGCCATACGCCCTCGAGATCCGCTCCGAGAAGCCCATCTCGACGACGTTCACCCACGTCGACGGCAACCTCACGGGCGGAGCCGTCCGCACCGCGGGCGAGTCCTTCACCAGCCGCACGAGCGCCTCGTGGACCTTCCCCGAGGTCGCCAAGGGCGGCGCCAACCGTGACTTCATCCTCCTCTTCAACCCCACCGACACCACCCAGACCGTCACGCTCACCTTCGTGCCCAAGTCTGGTGGAGCATCGATCACCGTGCCGATCGCCGTCGAGGCCCACCGCCGTGGCGGCATGGCGATCAACGATCGATACTTCGATCAGAACAGCGTCTCGCAGTTGCTGCCCGATGGCGTGTATGCCGTCAGCGTCGTCGCGGCGTCGCCGATCGTCGCCTCGGTCTCTCGCTACGACGCGGCGGGCCAGCGCGCCGAGGCCGCCCTGGGCAACGTCGGGCTTGGCTCGACCTCGGGCGTGAATCCCGACGGGCAGTTCGGCCTCAATGCCACCGCCGAGACCGTCTCGGTCTTCAACGCCGGCGCCACAACCTCCACCGTCACCTTCACCTTCATCTTCGCCAACGGCAGCGCCGATCGTCGCCTCCTGAGCGTCCCCGCCCGCAGCGTCCGCGAACTCAACCTCGCCACGCTCTCGGGCTTCCCCACGGGCCAGGCCTACAGCATGACCTACACCGCCACCGCTCCCGTCTCGGTGATGACGCCCTCGCAGGCCTTCAGCAACACTGTCCTCGGCTCCACTGCCGACCGCGCGTATACCTACTGGACCTTCGGCGACGGTTTCCGCCCGGGCGGCAACGTCCGCCTCGTCAACGAGTACCTCCGCGTCTTCAACCCGTCGAACGCCGACGTGACGATCGAGATCACGATCAACTACGCCGGCACGCCGGGCAGCGAGGTCTTCCGTCGCACCGTCAACTCCCGCCGTGTCGCCGAGTTCAACGTGGACGACTTCATCACGGGCACGCGCCGCAACGCCGACGCGTTCTATGGGATCACCATCAAGGCCTCCAAGCCCATCGTCGCCTCCTACGGCCGGGCCGACCTCGTGACCGGCAACGCCTTCAGCACCCTCGGCACGCCCCTGGGCATCTCAGGTGCCGTGCTCTAA
- a CDS encoding DEAD/DEAH box helicase, producing the protein MHDPSLYVLHAAWHDASLVLWAEHSGAPHPAQSATETVAVHPHAIDPLPAIRARSSWARSHEPEALQLEVRLPALSGTVLPSARLALALGHSTTHEAATLVLASATVPARVAPPGHTLSFLSEILDDSSSESGPRLVLADSLRFFASLADFARSLLAQQRFVPMLMQSASGELSGCWAPWLSDQANAARTAALLAAMPASARAAVDATNHQPWPIVDAFLREVINAECRRALMREDFEDAIRERNAAHDPHVAWLSGLLATNDDIPVLPQHRPDLAKRVRHWIGLLEDRGEGSAWRLCFKLAEPFMLDPTEETTDAEWQLTFHLESVDRPGLVIDADDVWILPGDSAVVHGVRVENPQELLLAELGRAVRLYPRLERALDEPKPTRMGLTTKQAYEFLREIKPILVEQGFSVKAPDWWDSPSARLGARLRLESSETDPFGASGGGGLTNAANPQLGLGALVKYRWDIAVGDTALTLHEFEQLAAKKTPLVRINGRWVEIRPEDLAAAMRFIRENPGGEMSVLEAMRLAYATDVKQSGIPIVGMEATGWLEGFLASDLQSRKLEAIDTPDTFHGTLRPYQARGVSWMYYMERLGFGLCLADDMGLGKTIQLLALLALERERAADATANVAKPGPTLLLVPMSVVGNWVHETRRFCPELRVLVHHGTGRFQGESLAIAAGEADLVITTYALANRDRAHLSTIPWHRVVLDEAQYIKNPTAKQTQAVRELQSPRRVALTGTPVENRLTELWSIMDFLNPGYLGTSGNFRQRFGVAVERFHDKVRSEQLRSLIRPFVLRRLKTDPNVVADLPDKVESREFGHLTAEQASLYESCVSRMLAEVEAAEGIQRRGLVLATLIKLKQICNHPSLVLKDHDPESPNPPDSQRSGKCIRLIEMLDEVVAEGDKSLIFTQFREMGHILAALLRHQFGRDVLFLHGGTTQAQRQNIIDTFQNDPNSSPFLILSLKAGGVGLNLTAATHVFHFDRWWNPAVENQATDRAYRIGQTRTVQVHKFVVQGTLEERIDQMIESKTALAEQIIGSGEQWLTELDSSQLRDLLTLRRDAIDDE; encoded by the coding sequence GTGCACGACCCATCCCTCTACGTCCTCCACGCCGCCTGGCACGACGCGAGCCTGGTCCTCTGGGCCGAGCACTCCGGTGCGCCCCACCCGGCCCAGAGCGCGACCGAAACCGTCGCGGTCCATCCCCACGCGATCGATCCACTCCCCGCGATTCGCGCCCGATCCTCCTGGGCCAGGTCGCACGAGCCCGAGGCGCTCCAACTCGAGGTGCGCCTCCCCGCGCTCTCCGGCACGGTCCTCCCCAGCGCCCGCCTCGCCCTGGCGCTCGGCCACTCCACCACGCACGAGGCGGCCACGCTCGTCCTCGCGAGCGCCACGGTCCCGGCTCGCGTCGCCCCGCCCGGACACACGCTCTCATTCCTCTCGGAAATCCTTGACGATTCTTCGTCCGAGTCCGGACCGCGACTTGTCCTCGCCGACTCGCTGCGGTTCTTCGCCTCGCTCGCCGACTTCGCGCGGTCCCTCCTCGCCCAGCAGCGATTTGTCCCCATGCTCATGCAGTCCGCGAGCGGCGAACTCTCCGGGTGCTGGGCGCCGTGGCTGAGCGACCAGGCCAACGCGGCACGCACGGCGGCCCTCCTCGCCGCCATGCCCGCGAGCGCCCGCGCCGCCGTGGACGCCACGAATCACCAGCCCTGGCCGATCGTCGATGCGTTCTTGCGCGAGGTGATCAACGCCGAATGCCGTCGCGCTCTGATGCGCGAGGACTTCGAGGACGCCATCCGCGAGCGCAACGCCGCCCACGATCCCCACGTCGCCTGGCTCAGTGGCCTGCTCGCCACCAACGACGACATTCCCGTCCTGCCGCAGCATCGCCCCGACCTCGCCAAGCGTGTCCGCCACTGGATCGGCCTGCTCGAGGATCGTGGCGAAGGCTCCGCCTGGCGACTCTGCTTCAAACTCGCCGAGCCGTTCATGCTCGACCCGACCGAGGAGACCACCGACGCCGAGTGGCAACTGACGTTCCACTTGGAATCCGTGGACCGTCCGGGCCTGGTGATCGATGCCGACGACGTCTGGATCCTCCCGGGCGACTCCGCCGTGGTGCATGGCGTCCGCGTCGAGAATCCGCAGGAGCTCCTCCTCGCGGAACTCGGACGTGCCGTGCGTCTCTATCCGCGACTCGAGCGTGCCCTCGACGAGCCCAAGCCCACGCGCATGGGTCTCACCACCAAGCAGGCCTACGAGTTCCTGCGCGAGATCAAGCCGATCCTCGTCGAGCAGGGATTCTCCGTCAAGGCGCCCGACTGGTGGGACTCCCCCTCCGCGCGACTCGGCGCACGGCTTCGACTCGAATCGTCCGAGACCGATCCCTTCGGCGCCTCGGGGGGCGGCGGTCTCACCAACGCGGCCAACCCGCAACTCGGCCTGGGCGCGCTCGTCAAGTATCGCTGGGACATCGCCGTCGGCGACACGGCCCTCACGCTCCACGAGTTCGAGCAACTCGCCGCCAAGAAGACGCCGCTCGTCCGCATCAACGGACGCTGGGTCGAGATCCGCCCCGAGGACCTCGCCGCCGCCATGCGTTTCATACGCGAGAACCCCGGCGGCGAGATGTCCGTCCTCGAGGCGATGCGTCTCGCCTATGCGACCGACGTCAAGCAGTCCGGCATCCCCATCGTCGGGATGGAGGCCACCGGCTGGCTCGAGGGCTTCCTCGCCAGCGACCTGCAGTCACGCAAACTCGAGGCTATCGACACGCCCGACACGTTCCATGGCACGCTCCGCCCGTATCAGGCTCGAGGCGTCTCCTGGATGTACTACATGGAGCGTCTCGGCTTCGGACTCTGCCTCGCCGACGACATGGGCCTGGGCAAGACCATCCAGTTGCTCGCCCTCCTCGCGCTCGAGCGCGAGCGTGCCGCCGACGCGACCGCTAACGTCGCGAAGCCCGGCCCGACACTCCTGCTCGTCCCCATGTCGGTCGTGGGCAACTGGGTCCACGAGACGCGCCGATTCTGCCCCGAACTTCGCGTGCTCGTGCACCATGGCACGGGCCGATTCCAGGGTGAGTCGCTCGCCATCGCCGCGGGCGAGGCCGATCTCGTCATCACCACCTACGCCCTCGCCAATCGCGACCGGGCGCACCTCTCAACGATCCCCTGGCACCGCGTCGTCCTCGACGAGGCCCAGTACATCAAGAATCCGACAGCGAAGCAGACCCAGGCCGTTCGCGAACTCCAGTCGCCCCGGCGCGTCGCGCTCACCGGCACGCCCGTCGAGAATCGCCTCACCGAACTCTGGTCCATCATGGACTTCCTGAACCCCGGCTATCTCGGCACATCAGGGAACTTCCGCCAGCGCTTCGGCGTCGCGGTCGAACGCTTCCACGACAAGGTCCGCTCCGAGCAGTTGCGCTCGCTCATCCGTCCGTTCGTGCTCCGCCGCCTCAAGACCGACCCCAACGTCGTCGCGGATCTCCCCGACAAGGTCGAGTCGCGCGAGTTCGGGCATCTCACCGCCGAGCAGGCCTCGCTCTACGAGTCCTGCGTCTCGCGCATGCTCGCCGAGGTCGAGGCCGCCGAGGGAATCCAGCGCCGCGGGCTCGTCCTCGCCACGCTCATCAAACTCAAGCAGATCTGCAACCACCCCTCGCTCGTCCTCAAGGACCACGATCCCGAGTCGCCCAACCCGCCCGACTCGCAGCGCTCGGGCAAGTGCATCCGCCTCATCGAGATGCTCGACGAGGTCGTCGCCGAGGGGGACAAGTCGCTCATCTTCACCCAGTTCCGCGAGATGGGCCACATCCTCGCCGCGCTCCTGCGTCACCAGTTCGGACGCGACGTCCTCTTCCTCCATGGCGGCACAACCCAGGCGCAGCGCCAGAACATCATCGACACCTTCCAGAACGACCCGAACTCGTCCCCCTTCCTCATCCTCAGCCTCAAGGCCGGCGGCGTCGGTCTCAACCTCACCGCGGCGACGCACGTCTTCCACTTCGACCGCTGGTGGAACCCCGCCGTCGAGAACCAGGCGACCGACCGCGCCTACCGCATCGGGCAGACGCGCACCGTCCAGGTCCACAAGTTCGTCGTCCAGGGCACGCTCGAGGAACGGATCGACCAGATGATCGAGTCCAAGACCGCTCTCGCCGAGCAGATTATCGGTTCCGGCGAGCAGTGGCTCACCGAACTCGACAGCAGCCAACTCCGCGACCTCCTCACGCTCCGCCGCGACGCCATCGACGACGAGTAA
- a CDS encoding S8 family serine peptidase: MPSRGSASRPGDPSRCEPLEPRTHLSATTSIDLPPVPPDHAPAPIIESLRENRLSPSSDHGAGARSDHSIEILAATRAARRAASTTPTPTPTPTPTPEPTPTPTPAPAQPATPPDVPYVAPSPSAPWSLIGLDKLRADPRFAGIDGRGFSTVIIDTGIDLDHPFFGTDGNGDGVGDHIRIQYDFAYEDHDATDYNGHGTNVAGIIAGINPTYGGIAPGTDIIALKVFTDTGGASFATVEKALAWVAYFAQQFNISAVNLSLGDGGNYATAQQMYSISDELAQLASMNVKVVAAAGNSYAELGSKQGVAYPAADPNVIGVGAVFAGGSGTWISGTKWADAAVDKVAPFSQRSTSMTPIFAPGVNIYGPNQYGGISSYTGTSQASPIVTGAAVLADQIATQVLGRRLTTGEFRSIITSTAVNIVDGDDEIDSVANTGATFKRLDVYAMGQKILDMAAPPPPAPSAPPPPSQPVASAPAPTTTVTKTVYSRSARRMSLEADAPSMYTMPISVAPSSVIAARSRLDIRLGPVTQTVSMPASLPESLLQVSTPIGEGLPEAA, encoded by the coding sequence ATGCCGTCCCGCGGATCGGCATCCAGACCCGGCGATCCATCCCGCTGCGAGCCACTCGAGCCTCGCACGCACCTGAGCGCCACGACCTCGATCGATCTTCCCCCCGTCCCGCCGGATCATGCGCCCGCGCCGATTATCGAGAGCCTCCGCGAAAATCGCCTCAGCCCGTCGAGTGATCATGGAGCGGGTGCTCGTAGTGATCACTCGATCGAGATCCTCGCCGCGACGCGTGCCGCCCGCCGGGCCGCATCCACGACGCCTACACCCACTCCGACACCAACGCCAACACCCGAGCCAACGCCGACACCGACTCCCGCGCCAGCCCAGCCCGCGACGCCCCCCGACGTGCCGTATGTCGCACCGTCGCCCTCGGCCCCGTGGTCGCTCATCGGTCTCGACAAACTCCGCGCCGACCCGCGCTTCGCCGGGATCGACGGTCGCGGCTTCTCCACCGTCATCATCGACACCGGCATCGATCTCGACCATCCCTTCTTCGGGACCGATGGAAACGGCGACGGTGTCGGCGATCACATCAGAATCCAGTACGACTTTGCTTATGAGGACCACGACGCCACCGACTACAACGGGCACGGGACCAACGTTGCGGGCATCATCGCCGGCATCAATCCGACCTACGGCGGGATCGCGCCGGGGACCGACATCATCGCTCTCAAGGTCTTCACTGACACCGGCGGCGCCAGTTTCGCCACCGTCGAGAAGGCCCTTGCCTGGGTCGCCTACTTCGCCCAGCAGTTCAACATCTCCGCGGTGAACCTCTCGCTCGGCGACGGCGGCAACTACGCCACCGCGCAGCAGATGTACTCCATCAGCGACGAACTCGCCCAACTCGCGTCGATGAACGTCAAGGTCGTCGCCGCCGCGGGCAACTCATACGCCGAACTCGGCTCGAAGCAGGGCGTCGCGTATCCGGCCGCCGATCCGAACGTGATCGGTGTCGGCGCGGTCTTCGCGGGAGGCTCGGGGACGTGGATCTCCGGCACCAAGTGGGCCGACGCCGCTGTGGACAAGGTTGCTCCCTTCTCGCAGCGCAGCACCAGCATGACTCCGATCTTTGCTCCAGGTGTGAACATCTATGGCCCGAACCAGTACGGCGGGATCTCGTCGTACACCGGCACGAGCCAGGCCTCGCCGATTGTTACGGGTGCGGCCGTCCTCGCCGACCAGATCGCGACACAGGTCCTGGGGCGTCGCCTGACCACCGGCGAGTTCCGCTCGATTATCACGTCGACGGCGGTCAACATCGTCGATGGCGACGACGAGATCGACAGCGTCGCGAACACCGGCGCGACGTTTAAGCGGCTCGATGTCTACGCGATGGGTCAGAAGATCCTCGACATGGCCGCACCGCCGCCCCCTGCTCCCAGTGCCCCGCCACCGCCGTCGCAGCCGGTGGCCTCCGCTCCGGCGCCGACGACGACCGTCACGAAGACGGTCTACAGCCGTTCGGCCCGTCGAATGTCGCTCGAGGCCGACGCGCCGTCGATGTACACGATGCCGATCTCGGTGGCACCATCGAGCGTCATCGCCGCACGATCACGCCTTGATATCCGCCTTGGGCCCGTGACGCAAACGGTCAGCATGCCGGCGTCGCTTCCCGAGTCGCTGCTGCAGGTGAGCACGCCGATCGGCGAGGGGCTGCCGGAGGCCGCGTAG
- a CDS encoding DinB family protein — MKEQETIALGVENSRELLERFLAGFTDENKTRTAPGLPNHAAWTLGHLAFVMHRAAMRLDGGVLPGDVFIEGSTRGDASRFGVEGVAVGSTPMSDGASYPEWTRCVAIFDGACARVAEALRKLPAERLEERIPWGKNDMSLRELGLRMIFHNGTHCGEIVDLRRALGFERVIK, encoded by the coding sequence ATGAAGGAGCAGGAGACGATCGCGTTGGGCGTCGAGAACAGCCGGGAGTTGCTGGAGCGGTTCCTTGCCGGATTCACGGACGAGAACAAGACGCGGACGGCTCCTGGCCTGCCGAATCATGCGGCATGGACGCTGGGGCATCTCGCGTTTGTGATGCACCGGGCGGCGATGCGACTGGATGGCGGTGTCCTCCCGGGCGATGTGTTCATTGAGGGTTCGACACGTGGCGACGCGTCACGCTTCGGCGTGGAGGGCGTGGCGGTCGGATCGACTCCTATGAGCGACGGGGCGAGTTATCCCGAATGGACACGGTGCGTGGCGATCTTCGATGGTGCATGTGCCCGTGTGGCGGAGGCGTTGCGGAAACTCCCCGCCGAGCGTCTCGAAGAGCGCATCCCATGGGGGAAGAACGACATGTCCCTACGGGAACTTGGGCTTCGCATGATCTTCCACAACGGGACGCATTGCGGCGAGATTGTGGACCTGCGGCGGGCGCTGGGGTTCGAGCGCGTGATCAAGTAG